Within Lolium rigidum isolate FL_2022 chromosome 5, APGP_CSIRO_Lrig_0.1, whole genome shotgun sequence, the genomic segment gcgaggtaggcgacggttaggttaaacttcaatgtgacGCTGATGCGCCAGTCTCgccactcctcgcctcgcttttcgttgtgtccggcgtgcccggagcgtttcCTGTGTATCCGGgacaggctcggggcgccggacaccgtatcagacCGCGTCAAGAGAGTTTTGGGATACGCGGCTGAGAAtgttttttttgtccggcacgcCCCTTTTTTAGGGACGCCTGTAAGAATCCTCTGCTCTTGAAACACCCTTTTATACCTCATCCTACCCTACGACCGCACCATTGAGTGAGGTGCTCCCCGTGATTGAGGATACAGTTCCGTCAAAGACGTCCCTCCTGTTGAGGTACATGTTCATGCGGAGAGTAGCGTGCACGCCGAGTCGCCGATACGGCGGTAGCGAGGACCGGCGAGACGCAGGTTGCCCACGCAGGTGAGCGCAATGCGGTTATTGATTTCGCCAGGTTCTACCACATTTTCAAGCAGCGCCGCTTCCTCCCTAAAAATTGACTACCTCCACTCTTCATGAAAGTGGAAAATGCAGCAGCACATCAAGATTGTAATGATTTCAGAATAGTTAGCATGAAGTAAAGTTCACTTAGCATTCAATTAACACACACCGACAACAATCTACAAGTTCAGTTGTCTTCACCTTCTCCCACGCACTGGCCTGTTGCCCTTGAGCCCTTGGATCATGATAGTTTTGGTCGTTGCTCTCATCGAAAAAATGGAGACGTGTTAATTATCTGCTACACACCTCCGCCGAAAAATGGATGCAAATTCTTGACACGTGTAACATctaaggtttagaggctacaaataaaagaaaatagaTGTGTACATTGCATTTATGTATGTAACTTTTGGGGAGGAATTTAAAAGTTCTTGATAGAACTTGTTAAAATGATTGAATTTTCACCCAACCTGATAATTAAGACTGGCTCATAAAGCATCAAGCTGAGTGTTGAAAGTTTGAAATAACCTTTGGTAAAATTCTATTCTTAGAGATGAGAGACTTGCCTCATGGGTCGCTCGCGCGGGCGACTCCGGAGGCTACCACCAAACCCTAAAAGCAAGTGGCGTTTCCCTCCCTCCCTGGCCGGCGCCATCACCGACAGTGGCGGCGGCGCCCGGCCGCCAAAGGAGGTGGGCTGTGTGGCGCACCCCGACGAAGTGCCTATGCACGGAGGGGCGACGTCGCCCGGGTCGCACGGGCCGTGAGGCGTCGTGGTCTAGGAGTGGCGGATGATGGCCTGGCGGCgcggtgatgcatgtaaaatccaTACATGAATATTGTAGTTTATTGTGTTAAAATTCTTATTATTTAGCAactttattatatttgttgagaCTCTGCACAATTTACtgttttacactttgatgtgtaggAAATACATGAATATGGAAGAAAATCCCTCGTTATGGCAAGATTTGGAGTTTCTTGAAATCTGTCCCTTCAAAACTGTTTTCAAAAATTCCCACGAATAAGCATGAAAATGAAGTTAAATGGAAAAAGATGCTAAAGCACAAAGTTGTTTGGAATTTTACGCTGATGCTATTTTTTGATGTAAAACTCGTCCAAAATGGAATCCGGACGCGACCTCAGAGCCCAATTACTAGTCCACCTCTATATATTAAGGGAAACCGTACTTTTGGAGGCCCTATCTATTGTGACAAAAATCCTGGCAGCGACCAAGAGAGGGGGGGGGGAAGAAGGGGCAAGGGGCCGCGCCCCTCCAAAAGCCGTTGCCGACTCTTGTGGCCGCCGTCACATGGATATCCATCGCCATATTCACCTTGGAGACGCACCTCTTCATCACCATCTACAacacatcgccatcatcatctcttgtaatctcttggcaaacatgacgTGTCATGCAATCTATCGTTTTTTCATGATCTATTGTGTCTATATGTTTATTTTTGGGTTGTGATTTGTTTATGACAATTGTGAAATAGTTtattgttggttgcatacaagtatatgttatcttctatgatgatcttatgtaatgatatatgagtgcacacatatattGGGGAATGCATAAGATTGTAACCattgcatgatgataggaggagggaTAAACTGTGTCCCAAGTTTTAAATGTGCATGctatattaattcatggttaattagCGGGGAATATAACTATGGAAAACTTAAAACATACATCGGTGATTGGAATTTATGTCTTAATAACTCCCTTGTTTGCTCGGTAACGGTGTTGGGATCAAGCACTAGGGGGTGTAATTTTTTATGTTAATTGTTGCACCTATCTATacctcctctctagaagaaagaataaaaaaaactaaccatttgcttcactaattgtgtcaaccaaacaaataaaataacaattcGCCTAAACAATTTCTCCCTTAAGTTACTTCCTTTACTTTACTTGCTTTTACCTTTATAGTCTTTACTTCACTTGCAATAGtttaatttctttatttattttcagCACTTTACAGTTTGCTAGTTAGTAGTAAAAACAACGTTACACACTCTAGGACATTGCTTTACATGAAGGACCACAAGGACCACATAAGTGGGATATAAGGACTTGGACCTCCTATGGGGTATGTCCTTTATAGTCATGGATTGGTAGCGACTCCTTCCCTCCGAGTGGACTTCAAGTTGGTGTACAAGAACAACTCTCATAGGCATGTACAAGTAGGTATCTTTGATCGACTTCTTTGTCCATCAATATTTCTCTCCTAAACCTAGATACTACCATTTTATTGGTCTTGGGCTCTTGGCGCAACCTGCAGGGTCCCTTCGACTCATATATGTACATGTTGGGAGACGGTAGTATGACTACCAACCGTCAATATACATTTAAATAAACAacctacaagagactttattcctATCTTATactataattatataattaagctcccttccaaaatataagccttagTATGACTACCAACCATTAATATACATTTAAATAATCAACCTACACGAGAGAGTCTATTCTTATCTTATATAAGCTCCGTTTTAGAAAGCTATGGTAATCTTATTGAAATGCCAAAGAATTTTTgacttttataaaaaaaatcaaatattacctccgttccaaaatatagCAAAATACCTCCGTACAAATAAGAATGCCACCCTACTAGTTAAAATTGTAGAATCTTATTAATTTTATCCTTCCAAAATTTTGACATTGCAGTTCTTCAAGGATTATTATGTTGGGAGCCTTTCCTCAAATACTCTCTCCTTAGCCGCGTCAGCCTGCAAATAGACACAATATTAGTTATTTATATATCATATCTGTGACATCAGGTGAGTATGTTTGGGAAACAAAACATAGATAATGACATGAGCTGTGTTATTCTGTACTGTGTACTGAAGTACTGATGATGAATCCTTATATACGGTTACAAGAGACAAGATAGAAAAGACGTCTGATCGGGGAACCCGCGTGGTTCTTTTGCATAACAATAGTCACTCCAAGGATATACACAACCAATAAGTTTTCTGTACCGTCTGGTTGTTGAGTAATTTGTGGTGATATCTCATCCGCTGTATCCAGATTGTAAAAAGTTCACACTTGCAGCGGACCACAACGTCTTAGCCGCTACCGTTCCAACTTGTCTCCAATCGCTCCCACAGCCAACTTCACTCCCCACCATTTCCTCCTACTCCCTCTCCTCCTAGGGGGGTCGGGGGATCCACCTCAAGTCCTCAACCCTCAACCTCCTCCTGCCTCCCAACTCCAGTGCCTCCCGGGTTTCCCTGCCATTCAGCACCCTCCGACGAGTGTCTTCCCTGCTGGCTCCCCCCTCGCCCACCGCTGGTAGCACGTTCCTTTCATCTGAGAGCACAAGTAAATCCTCCTCCCCACCCGTGAACCCATAGACTCACCCTGACTTAACGTCACCCGTGGAGGTCTGCCTTGGCCTGCCCCGCCAACCTCCGCTGAACGGCAGCGGCCTCTGCGTCTAACAACAACGCAGGCAGGAAGATACAGAGGACGTTCAACCAGAGTTAACAGAAGTTAAAATAAACAGTTGTCCGACAAAATCAAACACCCTAACGTATCAATGAACCTGGACTCACACGTGATTTCCCACAGCATGCAAAGATTTATTTTAGTTATTATGATCTCAAGGTTCCAGTGCTGAGGGTTTAGGTAGAGGAAGCGTCAGTTATAGCAATGAATCATTCAGAAGAAGGAGAGGCATTAGCGTTACCAATGAACAAGAGTTGGGCTTAAGAATGGAGAAAGAACGTACCATCTTGTCCCACTTTGTAGTAGCAGTTATCACAGATAGGAGAATGACCTGTGTGGCTCCACCAGCTATCATGCCAAACCAAAATCCCATTCCTCTTAGTTGCATTGTGAAACCAAAAAAGAGTGCAACAGGGATCCCGATAAGATAGAACGCTCCCAGGTTAACATACGCGCCTAAATGCTGCCACCCACCACCCCGAGCAACACCTGATACAGTGGAAGCATTAAGTAAGATGCTAGAACTACAAACAACATCAATATAgtagaagcacacaatttcaattgggtcagcAATTAGAAGAATACATGACAAGCAGTCAAGTGCACAATTTCCGATCGAGCACTTCATCTAGTTTAATTTATGATGCTTACTGAAAATACTTGTGCCAAAGACATGGGTACCTGAAAGGACTCCCTGCAGGCTGTCTGTAATTACTGAAATGGAGAGCACAGGTACCATTCTGGTGACGTAGTTTATAACCTCCTCCTCGTTGCTGAATGCAATTCCAATGAAGTGGCGCAATGCTAGAAGAGTTGTGCTCACCAATACTGCTGAGCAAGCTACCATAGACAATGCAACACCTACCACCAAGCGAGCACCTTTTGGATTGCCAGCACCTAGTTCATTTGAGACGCGCACACTGGGACATGGATTCAACATAGTTAGGTTGTTAAATTCGTTAGAAACAGGTATAACTGAGGATAACAACGAATGTACTAACCCTACCTTGCAGCTGTTCCAATACCATAAGGAAGATTGTACAATAGTACCACTGTAGATATGCTGTTGAAAGGGACAGTACTTTGGTAAACGCCATAGCGCATCATGAAAGGATATTGTATTTAGAAGTGCTACTAATTAATACATACCATATAGAAAGCACAGAAGTTTCAAGTGCTGGATTTGGTAAGATCCCAGAAAGCAGAACAAGCAGCTCGTAAGACCACCACTCAAGGCTGTGGTCAAGAAATCTTATGTTAATATCGAGAGGGGCAAGGATACCAAATTGGAAGCTTAATCGAGTTAACATTCTCACAGAAAAAAAGACAAGATCTTAGGTTAAGATTACTATTCAGAATAACTCAAGGAATTTCTTTACCTAAAGCAATAGATGTATATAGCATATCTACTTCGTTATAAGAAGGCAGAAAAGCATATGCCCAGTGGTAATGCAGAATAACATGTACTATGTTCATACCAAATCGCCAAAACAACTCCTTCCTTCACATTAAATATGATTTAATACTTTGGTGAGACAGGTGTAACACACAGCAGAGTTCTTTGATAAACTTGATCAGAATTTAAACCAGAGGAAAACATCATTGTTTACAGTACTGTTAATATATTGTGTTCAATAACAAAAGGTTTCCCAATTTCCTGCAGGTTACCCTATTAGATAAGCACTGGACCCATTATTGGCGGAGTCAGGTTTGACATAATGGGTGTACACAGCTTGAAAAAATAGTCGAACTTTCAGACATTATATACAGTGTGCTGTCATGTATATGCGTGTAATACATTGACAAAGTTTTTCCCCTCAAAATATTGGTTGTGCATTTGTACACCCAAGTACCCTGAGCCAATGACTGGACCCATGCATGATCTTCACTTCAGCACATGGAGGTGTGGAAGTCTCAGGTCTCCGGTTTAGCCACTTGGAGATGGTCGTACAGGTTATGTTCAGCCGATTTGGATGGAGATCAAACAATAGCATTAGTGCAACGTAAGTGTGAGATCTAATCCCTATTGCAGGGTAACCTCCGTAAGTTTGACCCAACGAGAGATGTATTGGCGGATATGCTCCAAGGTGAACTCCGCATCCATGCTGATTTTAGATATCCGATCATGGCTTTCTTGGCATTTCAATTTTTCCTAGTGGAGATTTTGTATATGAGAGGGGCGATGTCGATAGGCTTGGAGCCATCAAGCCATGGCGCCCCTTCCAAAAGGGGGTCTTCTCcccatttcccaaggtaatagtcGTGGAGGCATAGAAGAGATCCATATCCGTGTCATTGCAAGGGTTGCCAAGGCCCACCCAAATCTTAGACGGCTCTTTCCGTTCTTGCCAAGGCCATCTCAAACGAAGTTCTCTAGCGAAGTACTCGCTATTAAGGACACCAAGGCCTCCAAGGTTTTTAGGTCTACAAATAACTTCCCAATTAACCTTGCATTGGCCACCGGAAACATTGTCAGTGCCCGCCCATAAGAAAGCTCTTTCAATTTTCTTCATGTTGTCCATGGAGCAAGTAGGAACAACAAGGGATGTCAAGTGACGTAACAAGTTTCCCATTTCAAGTGGGGATCTTCCAGGCCGTTTTATCCTCGAGGGGTTGGAAGTCCGCCTTCCGGAGACATccaaccgaaagtgggagaccaAGGTACTTCAACAGGAACGCCGCTCTAAGGACCGGAATGCCATGTAAGATGTCATCAAGGTCAATGGCCTCGCAGCGTATCGGCACGGCGGAGCTCTTATGGAAGTTAGTGCAAAGACCCGTGACCTCGTTGAAACCATGAAGGATAGATGCAAGCTTTTGAACGCCTTTCTTGAAAGGCGCAAGAAAAATAGCTGCATCACCCGCATACAAAGAAGTCCTCAACATGGCGCCCCGCCTTCCAATCTTTTGAAGTAATCCGTGGGCAGAGGCAAGCTCAAGGATTTGAGAGATGGGGTCGATGGCGAGGACGAATAGGAGGGGCGAAAGGGGGTCACCTTGACGTAACCCACAGCCATGTTTGATAGGCGAGCCCGCCACGCCATTGGATGAACCCTAGAAGAAGCGGTAACAAGCAAGGCCACAATCCAATTCCAAAAGCGAGAGGGGAATCCGCACTTTTGAAGAAGGTCAACAATATGTTTATGTGTTTATGTTGGGTTTCGTATCTAACCTAGTAGGCACTGAttttgtccccccccccccctatctATTTATAACCAATAAATGTAGTCTGATGTTACGATTAGAAATTTATTAAAGTAGTAGGTGTAACAGACATAAGTAGAAAGACATACAAAACAGAAACCCTTTACTGAGATCTTACGACGTGCACATGGGGCCCTTAGCAaaataattttgtggcgcatttaAAATTTTCCATAAAACTTTGGCCACTAATACAGGTAAATATATAGATTTGTCGCAAAGATAACATTACTTTTATAAATAATCAGTTCATTAGAATAATAATAGTAATAAATTGGCTAACATGTAATTAGGAAAAGTAATGCCAAAATGTGTGTACTGGAGACCATATAAATGTTCGCAGGGACAAGTAAAACAAAATGACCGATGCATAAGCACAGATGAGAATTGTCGTATATGTTGATATTTaggtcgccaaaatataggaacatCAAAGAAAATACAAAAGTCATTTACTTACCAAATCATAAGAGCCGACGGTACAGCCAAACGCATGTAACTGCCAATCCCTCTAAAAGCTTCCCACGAGAATGGAGCACGCGTTTTCTCACAAGAAGGTGAGAACTTAATGTAAAGACCGAGAACAGTCACTTCAACCCAATCGCAGATGCTTACGGATAAAGCAGCTCCAGCATTACCCATCCCAACTTTATAAACCATGAACCAACACAAAGGAATAAATACAGAGAGTGTAATCAAGGAGCTGAGAACCATAGGAAAGATTAGACTTTGACACTGCAGAAACTTCGAAAAGCATTGAGCAACACTGAAGGCAATTAGGCCAGGGATAAGCCACAATGCATATTTCCCAGCCTCACTTGCTATTTGTGGTTCCTGGCCTAGGAGAGGAAGAACATCCGGAATGAGAACCCATAGAATGGCTATGGGAACACTCACAAACAGAAGTACAATGATGGACCTGTAGGTGTATAAGGATAGCTTATGATACTGTTCTGCTCCATAGGCCTGCCCACACATAGTTTCCAATCCACTAGCCAGTCCTATCTAAAAGATAAAATGTATCAGTAATGAATCATATACATATTCTTCAGGAATAAATGGAAGTTGAAGTAGAATAAATTTCAGAGATAGTGCTGAAAGAATGGAAAGAATAAAGATGATGGACTGCGCAATGTGGGCAGCAATTGCTCTTTTACAACAACAGTACATTTTTACGTATAACATTTCAGGGTTACATTGTTTAAACTAACGACAAGATTTTTCAAACTTAATGTCAGGTCTACATTCTTAAACGCAGGAAGATTGCGATAGTGAAGAGGATAGAGATTTGTATCCAAATAACACTGCATGTAATGTGAACATCATCTTGACTAGTTAGGTCGAATCACTGTACTGCAAAAACAGCTGAATTTCATTTCTGCTGCGCCGGCACCTATACTTTCTTTGAGGAATTATTTTTTGGAGGGAGCTGGAACCTGCACTTTCTTTGAGAGATTTCTTTTACTGAGCTGGCACCTATACTTTGATACAATGGACAAGCCTGAATATATTTACTACGCAGCGCCACATGTATACTCACTGGTCACTGTTGATTTGCCACAAGGGTAGTATCAATTTCTGTCATACTTGCAAAGATCAAGCTAGTGTACAGTAAGCATGTGTACCAAGAAGAATATTTTTTATTAAATCGCGGCAACGAGGAAATGCTGGTCGGGCGGCATAAAACTATTCGAAAGCATGAAAGATGATTAAACTAGCACATATTATATATTGCAGAAGAAAACATGAATTCGATAGTTTAGCAGCAGAAGAAATATTATAACAAACTTAAATTGGTACACAACTTTTACATGGATGAAGTATTCTTTTCCTCGCTACACATTATTTTTTCAGTACCTACTTGTAGAAAGATTATTGGATAGTAAGGAGCTTCACGTAAAATGTAAAATTATGTGTATATACACTGGTTATGGTACATAGATGAAATCTCTAGTTACATACATAAATTTATTACACTGAAGATAAATTATTCAACCATGTGTAGTGAAAACATATAAATATAATGTGAAGGTACAGTTTTTCACAAACTACCATTCATTTGTTAGTTGTTACATCCTGTGAGCAAGAGCAACTAGACCAGGCCATAATTATGTGAGGCCTCCGGTCAGATGGAATAATTGTCTGTGTAATAACTAGTTAGAAAATACTTTGGGATAATACTCTTTTGCAGCTATCTATTTGCATTCTACTATTATGATGGATGGAATTATACTTAAGCATCCATAATTGGGTTTATTCTATAAACAGGTACCAACTTATAAGTTACATCTGTAATTAAAATAGGAGCATAGGAACCAGAAATCTCTCACACAGGATCGAAAGAAGATGGCTCAGATCAACCTATACCATAATACGCCCTGAATAAGCCCACTTTGCACTTAATAGCGGGATATTGGGAATCCATGTTGATCTATACCATCAAAATTTTGATACGAGGGCTGAGACTTAAGTGCTTATTATCTTCTGGTGACAGTATAGTTCTACCAGATATGCTTTCTGATGCCCAAATCTAACCAAAACGAGTAGGAAACATCAAAGTAATCTAAACTCAAGTGTGCCTTTAGCCCATGATAAGCGACACAAACAAATACACCCTGTTTAGGAAGAAagatgatttgaattaaaaaggtGAACCTGAAGCTCCCTTAATTAGTCTTACCAGATATCATCATCAAGTGAGGAGCCGTGGCACACACGGATATTGGAAGCACTCAAGTTCAAAACTGAAACCAAAATCACAGACTAACAAAAGGTGCTACCTAAGGGTGAATGATCCTTGCATACCAAATTAACACAAAACACACAGGCCTTTTCATGTCACCGGGGTTAAGCGTGCTTGACTTGCAGCCATGAAGTACCTGTTGTAAACCAGTACCGGCTAGGCGGAGCATTACTGCAAGCACCTGATGGGCAGAATTCCTATGGATTTGGTCACTGTAGAGCCGTTTGATTCGTAGGGATGAGGCAAAGGAAAATTTCCTTTGGGTGCCATTTTAAAGGGAAAAATGAATGAAACTGAAAACCCAGAATGACCTCATTTTCAGATTCATGTGTTTTACAGTTTGAGGGGGATTCGAATAGAAATCAGGGCTGCAAAAAAAATCATGCTAGGGCGGGCCCCTGCTGGAGTGCTGGTCGTCCTGTCCCCAGATCAGATCATGGACATAAATGAGGAACACCAAACACCGGCCAAAAAAATGAATGTCCCGTCCTCTctgactctctctctctcgctgtgCAGAAACAGTGTCTCCGTGACAACGCACCCAAAAAAGTGACGACGAGCAGCAGCAATCGCACACAGACCGGCGGGCGCTTATATATTATATAagcaaaagtaaaataaaaaatgTGGAAAGGCAATGATGGCGGTAGCGAGAGCGAGAGCTCACGAGGATGCTGAAGCCGAAGACGTTGGTGAGGGAgttggcgatggcggcgccggcgagcgcgACCTCGCCGAGGTGGCCCACCATGACGGTGGAGATGAGCTGCATCATGAGCTGCAGCAGCGCCACGGCGATCATgggcgccgccagcgccaccaGCCGGCCGGACTCGTCCACCGCctcgcgccaccaccgccgccccgtTGTCTCATTACGGCTGCTCTCCCtcgggagcagcagcggcgcctcggaagaggaagacatggcgatgGCGCCGGACGGACGGAGTCAGGCAAAGGCTTTGGtccaggtgtggtgtggtgtgggCGTGGAAATGGGGGggacgagccgccgccgccaggaaCGGGTGAGCGAGCGAGGCAGGTAGGGCTGGGACCTGACTCGGAACTTTCTCATTCCATTTTATGGTCAGGAGGAGGCCCCCTTCGGTTCACGGCACCACaaagctagttttttttttttgaacaaccaCAAAGCTAGTctcaagagcatccccactcgttggcgctccccacgtccaaatccggcgaaattttcgtccggattggatgaagatttggcgtggggagcgccgaagttccagccgtccccggcGAGaaaccccaacctcgaccatttgacatatttcaaacaaattcaacataaaatttaacaagttcggcaaacaagaggacgaaaattgctgaaacaaattcggcgataacgagtacaatgtttaacaagtgctgaaacaaatgaagcacacaaatttcacaatttttcaaacaaattaagacagactagttggcgtcggcgttggcgttgcctcggagcctccatatgtgctccaccggatcatcttgcggcagctggtgcattgtagagtctcgaatctcccggcgcatagcaatgaaggcggcccatgatggaggcactggtgattaggctgtgcaagaggaccctctctctcatatggtgcttcttgctcggtcggaggaaccggatgctttcgctcatcttcaataatcatgttgtgtaggcacacacggcagttcatcacctcccacatcgatctttggaccaagtcatagtggggaaccggacgacagacaAATCTCTCGCtgtaggacaccaaatgctcgctcgacgtcttttcggcaagcttcttgtttcttgacaaactcgcaaagtttgggggtgctagggttggagatcgtcttcacaaatgttgcccactttggatagataccgtccgcaaggtagtatcctttgttgtagtgccgaccattgatcacatagtccaccggggagcatgaccctcaacaagcttggaaaagaccggggagcagtttaggacgttgatgtcattgttggatccgggcataccaaagaaagagtgccaaatccaaagatcatgggtagccaccgcttcaagtatcacgatgcggccttttttgtgacccttgtacattcctcgccacgcaaacggacgagttcttccattgccaatgcatgcgatcaatgcttccaagcatccctggaaaacctctagcttcatttgttgcaaggatcctccgagtgtcttcgacggtgggtgatctcaagtaatagtccccgaacatctgctatgacggccctgcggaaccggtagaaacaatcaagggcggtggactccgccatccgaagatagtcatctgcggtatcaccgggagctccatacgccgagcatcctcatagccactatgCACTTCgcgagtgacgaaaatccaaccaaaccgagtgcaatccgccttgcatctgaagtagggatcaaagtggcggatggcatacacaatttccggaaatagctttctgctcatcccgaaacgacgccggaaaacactctcaccgtgcaatggattgtcggcgaagtagtcggcgtac encodes:
- the LOC124653383 gene encoding protein DETOXIFICATION 12-like, whose protein sequence is MSSSSEAPLLLPRESSRNETTGRRWWREAVDESGRLVALAAPMIAVALLQLMMQLISTVMVGHLGEVALAGAAIANSLTNVFGFSILIGLASGLETMCGQAYGAEQYHKLSLYTYRSIIVLLFVSVPIAILWVLIPDVLPLLGQEPQIASEAGKYALWLIPGLIAFSVAQCFSKFLQCQSLIFPMVLSSLITLSVFIPLCWFMVYKVGMGNAGAALSVSICDWVEVTVLGLYIKFSPSCEKTRAPFSWEAFRGIGSYMRLAVPSALMICLEWWSYELLVLLSGILPNPALETSVLSICISTVVLLYNLPYGIGTAASVRVSNELGAGNPKGARLVVGVALSMVACSAVLVSTTLLALRHFIGIAFSNEEEVINYVTRMVPVLSISVITDSLQGVLSGVARGGGWQHLGAYVNLGAFYLIGIPVALFFGFTMQLRGMGFWFGMIAGGATQVILLSVITATTKWDKMADAAKERVFEERLPT